A region from the Nostoc sp. HK-01 genome encodes:
- a CDS encoding ATP-dependent DNA helicase RecG → MTNDTPDWIRLHKALAIEAEHGFIDLMGKQYRFSEFLSLTFGKFPAAIPAIERRRWQELATKFASYPNLEVKDRQTLITTTRRYLDQLQKQQEDPEEIEKQGSRGAGEQGRIYKSKVPKATPIVNEVSRRLAPKIDQKLSDLPEIGIRKADKLAALQLYTVRDLLFYYPRDHIDYARQVNIRELQAGETVTIVASVKRCNCFTSPKNQKLSILELVLKDNTGQIKVGRFSAGARFTSRGWQESMKRRYPVGSVIAACGLVKESKYGLTLDNPELEVLANPGDTIESLTIGRVVPIYALTEGVMANMVRQAVTAVLPAAAALKDPLPKGLREKYNLMELKDAIANIHFPTDSDTLQSARRRLVFDEFFYLQLGLLQRQQQAKAIQTSAILAPKGQLIEKFYEILPFQLTGAQQRVLNDILNDLQKTTPMNRLVQGDVGSGKTVVAVVAILAAIQSGYQGALMAPTEVLAEQHYRKLVSWFNLLHLPVELLTGSTKTAKRREIHALLETGQLPLLVGTHALIQDPVNFHRLGLVVIDEQHRFGVKQRALLQQKGEQPHVLTMTATPIPRTLALTIHGDLDVSQIDELPPGRQKIQTTALTSQQRSHAYDLIRREVAQGRQTYVVLPLVEESEKLDLRSAVEEHQKLQESVFADFQVGLLHGRMSSAEKDEAITKFRDNQTQILVSTTVVEVGVDVPNATVMLIENAERFGLSQLHQLRGRVGRGAAQSYCLLMSSSRNPDAQQRLKVLEQSQDGFFISEMDMRFRGPGEVLGTRQSGVPDFTLASLVEDEEVLLLARQAAEKVIEIDVTLERWYLMKEELKYRYDRLMGGAILT, encoded by the coding sequence ATGACTAATGACACACCAGATTGGATACGCTTGCATAAAGCCTTGGCAATAGAAGCAGAACATGGCTTTATAGACTTGATGGGCAAACAATACCGTTTTAGTGAATTTCTCAGCTTGACTTTTGGGAAATTTCCAGCTGCTATCCCGGCTATTGAACGTCGCCGTTGGCAAGAATTGGCGACAAAATTTGCCAGTTATCCCAATTTGGAAGTCAAAGATAGACAAACTTTAATTACTACAACTCGTAGGTATCTTGACCAACTGCAAAAACAGCAAGAAGACCCGGAGGAGATAGAAAAGCAGGGGAGCAGGGGAGCAGGGGAGCAGGGGAGGATTTATAAATCTAAAGTTCCCAAGGCTACGCCCATTGTAAATGAGGTGAGTCGGAGACTAGCACCAAAAATTGACCAAAAACTTAGCGACTTACCAGAAATAGGTATTCGCAAAGCTGACAAATTAGCAGCTTTGCAATTGTATACTGTGCGGGATTTGCTGTTTTACTATCCCCGCGACCACATTGATTATGCGCGTCAGGTAAATATCCGCGAGTTGCAGGCGGGTGAAACAGTAACTATCGTGGCTAGTGTAAAGCGCTGCAATTGTTTTACTAGCCCAAAAAATCAAAAGCTATCAATTTTAGAACTGGTACTTAAAGATAATACAGGTCAAATTAAAGTTGGTCGCTTTTCAGCCGGGGCGCGGTTTACTAGCCGTGGTTGGCAAGAAAGTATGAAACGCCGCTACCCAGTCGGTAGTGTAATAGCGGCTTGTGGGTTGGTAAAAGAAAGTAAATATGGCTTGACATTGGATAACCCAGAACTAGAAGTTTTAGCAAATCCAGGTGACACAATTGAGTCGCTGACGATTGGGCGAGTAGTGCCAATTTATGCCCTAACTGAAGGGGTGATGGCGAATATGGTGCGTCAGGCGGTAACAGCAGTTTTGCCTGCGGCGGCGGCTCTCAAAGACCCACTGCCTAAAGGTCTGCGGGAAAAGTATAATTTGATGGAATTGAAAGATGCGATCGCTAATATCCACTTTCCTACTGATAGCGATACCTTACAATCTGCCCGTCGTCGTCTGGTATTTGATGAATTTTTCTATCTGCAACTCGGCTTACTCCAACGTCAGCAGCAAGCCAAGGCTATTCAAACCAGTGCTATTCTTGCACCTAAAGGTCAATTAATTGAAAAATTCTACGAAATCTTACCATTTCAATTAACTGGCGCACAGCAACGAGTTCTGAATGATATTTTAAATGATTTGCAAAAAACCACACCAATGAATCGTCTAGTACAGGGCGATGTTGGTTCCGGTAAAACTGTCGTGGCGGTGGTAGCAATTTTAGCGGCAATACAATCTGGCTACCAAGGTGCTTTAATGGCTCCTACAGAAGTATTAGCTGAACAGCATTATCGCAAATTAGTTAGCTGGTTTAATTTGTTGCATTTACCAGTGGAATTACTCACAGGTTCCACCAAAACTGCCAAACGCCGAGAAATTCACGCACTCTTAGAAACAGGGCAATTACCTTTATTAGTAGGAACTCACGCCTTAATTCAAGACCCAGTAAACTTTCATCGCTTGGGGTTAGTGGTGATAGATGAACAACATCGCTTTGGAGTGAAGCAGCGAGCGCTATTACAACAAAAAGGTGAACAACCCCATGTATTAACAATGACAGCGACTCCCATTCCTCGGACACTAGCGTTAACAATTCACGGGGATTTAGATGTCAGCCAAATTGATGAGTTACCACCGGGAAGGCAAAAAATTCAAACCACCGCATTAACAAGCCAGCAACGTAGCCATGCTTACGATCTGATCCGCCGGGAAGTTGCCCAAGGTAGGCAAACTTATGTAGTGTTGCCGTTGGTAGAAGAATCAGAGAAATTGGATTTGCGATCTGCCGTAGAAGAGCATCAAAAGTTACAAGAAAGCGTCTTTGCCGATTTTCAAGTCGGGTTGCTGCACGGGCGGATGAGTTCCGCCGAAAAAGACGAAGCAATTACGAAATTTAGAGATAACCAAACGCAGATTTTGGTATCTACAACTGTAGTTGAAGTGGGTGTAGATGTTCCGAATGCTACGGTAATGCTCATTGAAAATGCAGAACGTTTTGGTTTATCGCAACTACACCAACTACGGGGACGTGTCGGTCGGGGTGCGGCTCAGTCGTATTGTTTGCTAATGAGCAGTTCCCGAAATCCTGATGCTCAACAACGGCTGAAAGTATTAGAACAATCCCAGGATGGTTTTTTCATCTCGGAAATGGATATGCGTTTTCGCGGCCCTGGTGAAGTCCTGGGAACTCGGCAATCTGGTGTGCCAGATTTTACCTTAGCTAGTTTAGTAGAAGATGAAGAAGTATTGCTCTTAGCACGCCAAGCCGCCGAGAAAGTCATAGAAATAGATGTGACTTTAGAGCGCTGGTATTTGATGAAAGAAGAGTTGAAATACCGATATGACAGGTTGATGGGCGGTGCCATTTTAACTTAA
- a CDS encoding ABC transporter-related protein → MKTRSNYWQLLPYIKPQWANIIKGLIGIIGYVLATLTLINLAGKLAAPFGQGNVVAIAQIAGVCALVFLVRGFFQSVQDMYMAKVALRVAYYLRKQVYSHLQKLDLSYFEQAKTGDLAYRLTEDVDRVGEVVNKLLHDFIPCLLQLIAIPIYMIYLNWQLTLATIVIAPLMGVLIGWFGERLRKYSIKSQNRVSGLSAILTEVFSGIRLVQAFAAENYEIARFGYEAERSLKAKYSAERLKAIQIPIIGFLEALSALSLLMVGTWQIYQRNLTVGDFFSYLAAAALLIDPIGHTTNNYNEFKQGEASLDRVFELMAIQPRVVEKTIAIALPPVKGKVEYRHISFAYKPGEPVLQDISLLALPGEAIALVGASGAGKTTFVNLLPRFYDPNSGEVFIDDIDIRDVTLHSLRRQIGIVPQETVIFSGTIAQNIAFGQDNFEMDAVIAAAKIANAHQFITQLPEGYETWVGERGVNLSGGQRQRIAIARAVLLNPRILILDEATSALDSESEALVQEALERLMQNRTVFIIAHRLSTVRRCDRILVVEKGQIVESGNHEELLSLEGRYARFYAQQFS, encoded by the coding sequence TTGAAAACCCGTTCTAATTACTGGCAACTACTGCCATATATCAAACCTCAATGGGCAAACATTATCAAAGGCTTAATCGGCATTATTGGATACGTGCTGGCGACACTAACGTTAATTAATCTTGCAGGTAAGTTAGCAGCGCCTTTTGGTCAAGGTAATGTAGTAGCGATCGCCCAAATAGCTGGTGTTTGTGCTTTGGTATTTCTGGTACGTGGCTTTTTTCAGTCCGTACAAGATATGTACATGGCTAAAGTCGCTTTGAGAGTGGCTTATTATCTCCGCAAGCAAGTGTACAGCCATTTGCAAAAATTAGATTTAAGCTATTTTGAACAAGCCAAAACAGGTGATTTAGCTTACCGCCTCACAGAAGATGTAGATCGGGTGGGGGAAGTTGTCAATAAACTACTACATGACTTTATTCCCTGTTTGTTGCAATTAATCGCCATACCCATCTATATGATTTATTTGAATTGGCAACTCACACTAGCAACAATTGTGATTGCACCGTTAATGGGAGTGTTAATTGGCTGGTTTGGGGAACGTCTACGTAAGTATTCTATTAAAAGTCAAAATCGCGTGTCGGGATTATCGGCTATTTTGACAGAAGTTTTCAGCGGGATTCGCCTTGTCCAAGCGTTTGCAGCCGAAAATTATGAAATTGCTCGTTTTGGTTATGAAGCCGAGCGTTCTTTAAAAGCGAAGTATTCCGCAGAACGGCTCAAAGCTATCCAAATTCCCATCATCGGTTTTTTAGAAGCTTTAAGTGCTTTATCTTTATTAATGGTGGGTACGTGGCAAATTTATCAACGCAACTTAACTGTGGGAGATTTTTTCAGTTATTTGGCGGCGGCTGCATTGTTAATTGATCCTATTGGTCATACTACCAACAACTACAATGAGTTTAAACAAGGTGAAGCATCTTTAGACCGAGTGTTTGAATTGATGGCGATTCAACCAAGGGTAGTAGAAAAAACAATTGCGATCGCCCTGCCGCCAGTTAAAGGTAAAGTGGAATATCGTCATATTTCTTTCGCTTACAAACCTGGTGAGCCTGTACTCCAAGATATTAGTTTATTAGCATTACCCGGAGAAGCGATCGCTTTGGTGGGTGCTTCTGGTGCGGGGAAAACCACCTTTGTGAATCTTCTCCCCCGGTTTTATGACCCTAACTCTGGGGAAGTTTTCATCGATGATATTGATATTCGGGATGTCACCTTACATAGTCTGCGGCGACAAATTGGCATTGTCCCCCAAGAAACAGTGATATTTTCGGGAACTATCGCCCAAAATATTGCCTTTGGCCAAGATAATTTTGAAATGGATGCAGTCATAGCAGCCGCGAAAATTGCTAACGCTCATCAATTTATTACCCAGTTACCAGAAGGTTATGAAACTTGGGTAGGCGAACGGGGGGTAAATTTATCGGGTGGACAAAGACAACGAATTGCGATCGCCCGTGCTGTGCTACTCAACCCGCGCATATTAATCTTAGATGAGGCGACATCTGCATTAGATTCAGAATCGGAAGCCTTGGTACAAGAAGCACTAGAAAGACTTATGCAGAACCGGACAGTATTTATTATTGCCCACCGTTTAAGTACAGTCAGAAGATGCGATCGCATTCTGGTTGTGGAAAAAGGGCAAATTGTCGAATCAGGGAATCATGAGGAATTATTAAGCTTAGAAGGTCGCTATGCTAGATTTTATGCCCAGCAGTTTAGTTAG
- a CDS encoding 30S ribosomal protein S2 codes for MPVVSLAQMMESGVHFGHQTRRWNPKMSPYIYTSRNGVHIIDLVQTAQLMEDAYSYMRTQAEQGKKFLFVGTKRQAAGIIAQEASRCGSHYINQRWLGGMLTNWATIKTRVERLKDLERREENGALDLLPKKEASMLRREMAKLQKYLGGIKTMRKVPDVVVIVDQRREYNAVQECQKLSIPIVSMLDTNCDPDVVDIPIPANDDAIRSIKLIVGKLADAIYEGRHGQLDAEEDYEDYEGGEEDYEYDESEYSDSLIPDDEEEE; via the coding sequence ATGCCAGTCGTTTCATTGGCTCAAATGATGGAGTCAGGTGTTCACTTTGGACACCAAACCCGTCGCTGGAATCCAAAAATGTCGCCGTACATTTATACTTCCCGCAATGGTGTACACATCATTGATTTGGTGCAAACAGCCCAGTTGATGGAAGACGCTTACAGCTACATGAGAACCCAAGCCGAGCAAGGAAAAAAATTCTTGTTTGTCGGTACAAAGCGTCAAGCAGCCGGAATCATTGCTCAAGAAGCATCTCGTTGTGGCTCTCACTATATTAACCAGCGTTGGTTAGGTGGAATGCTCACTAACTGGGCAACCATTAAAACTAGGGTAGAACGCCTCAAAGATTTAGAACGCCGCGAAGAAAACGGCGCTCTTGATTTATTGCCGAAAAAAGAAGCTTCGATGCTGCGTCGGGAAATGGCAAAGCTACAAAAATACCTGGGTGGGATTAAAACCATGCGGAAAGTCCCTGACGTGGTAGTAATTGTAGATCAACGCCGGGAATATAACGCAGTTCAAGAATGTCAGAAACTTTCCATTCCCATTGTGTCCATGTTGGATACTAACTGTGACCCAGATGTTGTAGATATTCCTATCCCCGCAAATGATGACGCTATTAGATCTATTAAGCTGATAGTTGGCAAATTGGCGGATGCAATTTATGAAGGCCGTCATGGTCAGCTAGATGCAGAAGAAGATTACGAAGATTACGAAGGCGGCGAGGAAGATTACGAATACGACGAAAGTGAATACTCTGACTCGTTAATTCCCGACGACGAAGAGGAGGAATAA
- a CDS encoding putative methyltransferase codes for MSLRIYGKRPIKTLPGKETRPTSARVREAVFNIWQGEIADCRWLDLCAGSGSMGAEALCRGASLVVGIEQSSRACAIIQENWQQLANSEQKWQLLRGDVIQQLKILAGKQFDKIYFDPPYTSGLYQPVLEAIADSNLLNAKGEIAVEHNPQAWTPPTIPNWEISRQKVYGNTALTFYRIIDSATDNDGDVES; via the coding sequence ATGAGCCTGAGAATTTACGGCAAACGTCCGATTAAAACCTTACCAGGAAAAGAAACCAGACCTACAAGTGCTAGGGTAAGGGAAGCTGTTTTTAATATTTGGCAAGGCGAAATTGCAGATTGTCGCTGGCTAGATTTGTGCGCGGGTAGTGGTTCAATGGGCGCAGAAGCTCTGTGCAGAGGAGCCAGCTTAGTAGTAGGAATTGAACAATCAAGCCGAGCCTGTGCAATTATTCAAGAAAATTGGCAGCAATTAGCTAACAGTGAACAAAAATGGCAGCTATTGCGGGGTGATGTCATTCAACAGTTAAAAATTTTGGCAGGAAAACAGTTTGACAAAATTTATTTTGATCCACCATATACCAGTGGATTATATCAACCTGTCCTAGAAGCGATCGCTGACTCTAATTTGTTAAACGCTAAGGGTGAAATCGCAGTAGAACACAATCCCCAAGCCTGGACACCACCAACAATCCCCAATTGGGAAATCTCACGTCAAAAAGTTTACGGTAACACAGCCCTGACTTTCTACAGAATCATTGACTCCGCTACAGACAATGATGGGGATGTAGAATCATAA
- a CDS encoding cytochrome c class I — MDNQITKPEILIQRIALLALAILLVIPLGIFGVQMVQASDPYVKTVLSLTGNPEQGNAIFQINCAGCHGWQADGRVGPSLQAVSKRKSRYKLIHQVISGETPPMPKFQPSTQEMADLLSFLETL, encoded by the coding sequence TTGGATAACCAGATTACCAAACCTGAAATTCTAATTCAGCGGATCGCCTTGCTGGCTCTAGCGATACTGCTAGTAATTCCTTTGGGCATCTTTGGTGTTCAAATGGTACAAGCTTCAGATCCTTACGTTAAAACAGTTCTTTCCTTAACGGGAAACCCAGAGCAAGGAAACGCTATTTTTCAAATTAATTGTGCTGGTTGTCATGGTTGGCAAGCAGATGGGCGAGTCGGCCCTAGTTTACAAGCTGTTTCTAAACGTAAATCTCGTTATAAGTTGATTCACCAAGTTATTAGCGGTGAAACGCCACCTATGCCCAAATTTCAGCCTAGTACCCAAGAAATGGCTGACCTTTTGAGCTTTTTAGAAACCTTGTAA
- a CDS encoding arogenate dehydrogenase: MNIGILGLGLIGGSLGYDLRSQGHHVLGVSRRESTCQTAVALGSVDEASVDMSLLAAADIIFVCTPIALIVPQVEQLITHLSAATIITDVGSVKAPIVQAISPLWERFVGGHPMAGTADSGIEAAQKNLFVDRPYVLTPDATTPKDAIAILEEIVRSLKAKIYHCQPEQHDRAVSWISHLPVMVSAALITACTGENDPKVLKLAQNLASSGFRDTSRVGGGNPELGVMMARYNRQALLGSLQQYRQNINEFINLIEHEDWITLEAKLQSTQQARPLFTD, translated from the coding sequence ATGAATATTGGTATTTTAGGTTTGGGATTAATAGGCGGTTCTTTGGGTTATGATTTGCGATCGCAAGGTCATCATGTCTTAGGAGTAAGTCGCCGTGAATCTACCTGTCAAACAGCAGTAGCCCTTGGTAGTGTCGATGAAGCCTCTGTAGATATGAGTTTGTTAGCAGCCGCAGACATTATTTTTGTTTGTACGCCTATCGCCCTTATTGTTCCCCAAGTTGAACAGTTAATTACACATCTTTCTGCTGCTACGATTATTACTGATGTTGGTTCAGTGAAAGCACCGATAGTCCAGGCAATTTCTCCACTGTGGGAAAGGTTTGTGGGTGGTCATCCAATGGCGGGAACAGCAGATAGTGGGATAGAAGCGGCGCAAAAAAATTTATTTGTTGACAGACCTTATGTACTTACACCAGATGCGACAACACCCAAAGATGCGATCGCTATTTTAGAAGAAATTGTGCGATCGCTGAAAGCTAAAATCTACCATTGTCAACCAGAACAACACGACCGTGCTGTGAGTTGGATTTCTCATTTACCTGTGATGGTGAGTGCAGCATTAATTACTGCTTGTACGGGCGAAAATGACCCAAAAGTTTTAAAATTAGCTCAAAATTTAGCTAGTTCTGGCTTTCGAGATACTAGCCGTGTCGGTGGTGGAAATCCTGAATTAGGCGTAATGATGGCACGCTATAATCGCCAAGCATTGTTAGGTTCATTGCAACAATATCGCCAAAATATCAATGAATTTATTAATTTGATTGAACACGAAGATTGGATAACTTTAGAAGCCAAGTTGCAATCAACACAACAAGCAAGACCTTTATTTACAGATTAG
- a CDS encoding imidazole glycerol phosphate synthase glutamine amidotransferase subunit, giving the protein MPVIAVVDYDMGNLHSVCKGIEKAGATPKITDSAKEISLADAVVLPGVGAFDPAVQHLRERNLEQPIKDAIASGKPFLGICLGLQILFESSAEGTQPGLGIIKGKVRRFQHEPGITIPHMGWNQLELTQAKSILWEHLPANPWVYFVHSYYVDPTDPQVRAATVTHGTQTITAAIAKENLMAVQFHPEKSSNIGLQILSNFVSQVREQIAA; this is encoded by the coding sequence ATGCCAGTTATTGCAGTCGTAGATTACGACATGGGAAATTTGCACTCAGTCTGTAAAGGAATAGAAAAAGCTGGGGCAACTCCTAAGATTACAGATTCTGCTAAAGAGATATCATTGGCAGATGCAGTAGTATTGCCAGGAGTTGGTGCATTTGATCCCGCAGTGCAACATTTACGAGAACGGAATTTAGAACAACCAATTAAAGACGCGATCGCCTCTGGTAAACCTTTCTTAGGAATTTGTTTAGGATTGCAAATTCTGTTTGAATCAAGTGCAGAAGGAACCCAACCGGGACTCGGAATTATCAAAGGAAAAGTCCGCCGCTTTCAGCATGAACCAGGAATTACAATTCCCCACATGGGTTGGAATCAACTGGAATTAACCCAAGCAAAAAGCATTTTGTGGGAGCATTTACCTGCAAATCCTTGGGTTTATTTTGTCCATTCTTATTATGTTGACCCAACTGATCCGCAAGTTCGGGCTGCAACTGTTACCCACGGTACTCAAACTATCACAGCGGCTATTGCCAAAGAAAACCTGATGGCAGTGCAATTTCACCCGGAAAAATCATCTAATATAGGATTGCAAATCCTGTCTAATTTTGTTTCTCAAGTTCGTGAACAAATTGCGGCGTAA
- a CDS encoding transferase hexapeptide repeat containing protein, which translates to MKNLIKQAIFSFIIFWFLPLLIPFILTTEKEIITADIKRWAEVLSLPEQHLWMQLLVLLYKTQEFRNLYYYRLFKGNLNGRISMYLLKILYPECPSLFLDSSCCIGAGLFIQHGFSTIIMADIGEQCWINQQVTIGYKDKSGRPKIGNNVRITAGAKVLGNIQVGNNVTIGANAVVVKDVPNDCVVVGIPAAIIRRNGVKVEEKL; encoded by the coding sequence ATGAAAAATTTGATTAAACAAGCTATTTTTAGTTTCATAATTTTCTGGTTTTTGCCACTATTAATCCCATTTATCTTAACAACAGAAAAAGAAATTATTACTGCTGATATCAAACGATGGGCTGAAGTTTTAAGTTTGCCAGAGCAACACTTATGGATGCAATTACTTGTCTTACTCTACAAAACACAAGAGTTTAGAAATTTGTACTATTATCGTCTATTTAAAGGCAATTTGAATGGGCGTATTTCGATGTATTTACTGAAAATACTTTACCCAGAATGTCCTTCTCTTTTCTTAGATTCTTCCTGTTGCATTGGTGCTGGTTTATTTATACAGCATGGATTTAGCACTATTATTATGGCAGATATAGGTGAACAATGTTGGATAAACCAACAAGTAACAATTGGATATAAAGATAAATCAGGTCGTCCCAAAATTGGCAACAATGTTCGGATTACGGCAGGTGCTAAAGTATTAGGTAATATTCAAGTAGGTAATAATGTCACAATTGGCGCAAATGCAGTTGTTGTCAAAGATGTCCCTAATGATTGTGTAGTTGTGGGAATTCCAGCTGCAATTATTAGAAGAAATGGAGTCAAGGTTGAAGAGAAATTGTAA
- the tsf gene encoding translation elongation factor Ts, whose protein sequence is MAEISAKLVQELRQKTGAGMMDCKKALKENDGDIEQATDWLRKKGITSAGKKSDRIAAEGLVDTYIHPDGKVGVLLEVNCQTDFVARNEAFKSLVKSLAQQAANADSIESLLTQPYIEDNSVTVDEFIKQTIAKLGENIQVRRFINFALPEGTPGVVDSYIHTGGRVGVLVEIKSATEAAAGNEEFQNLARNAAMQVAACPNVEYVSVDQIPAPVVQKEKDIEMGKDDLANKPENIREKIVQGRIDKRLKEMTLLDQPYIRDQSISVEELVKQVKAKVGEEVEVTRFVRYILGEGIEKQETNFADEVAAQIGAK, encoded by the coding sequence ATGGCGGAAATATCTGCAAAACTCGTCCAAGAGCTACGCCAAAAAACTGGTGCCGGCATGATGGACTGTAAAAAGGCGCTGAAAGAAAACGACGGCGACATTGAACAAGCTACAGATTGGCTACGGAAAAAGGGTATTACTTCTGCGGGTAAAAAAAGCGATCGCATCGCAGCTGAAGGTTTAGTAGACACCTACATTCACCCTGATGGTAAAGTAGGCGTGCTACTAGAAGTTAACTGTCAAACCGATTTCGTTGCCCGAAATGAGGCTTTTAAATCTCTAGTTAAGAGTCTTGCACAGCAAGCTGCTAATGCCGATAGTATTGAGTCTTTGCTGACTCAACCTTACATCGAAGATAATAGCGTTACTGTAGATGAATTTATCAAGCAAACAATTGCTAAACTCGGTGAAAACATTCAGGTACGCCGTTTTATCAACTTTGCATTACCAGAGGGTACACCAGGAGTAGTAGATAGCTATATCCACACTGGTGGTCGTGTGGGTGTACTGGTTGAGATCAAATCCGCCACTGAAGCAGCTGCGGGCAACGAAGAATTCCAAAACTTGGCACGGAACGCTGCTATGCAAGTTGCAGCTTGTCCCAACGTTGAGTATGTCAGCGTAGACCAAATCCCGGCTCCCGTTGTCCAAAAAGAAAAAGACATCGAAATGGGCAAAGATGATTTGGCAAATAAACCTGAGAACATCAGAGAAAAGATTGTTCAAGGACGGATTGACAAACGTCTCAAAGAAATGACTTTGCTCGATCAGCCTTACATCCGTGACCAAAGTATTTCTGTAGAAGAATTGGTCAAGCAAGTTAAGGCTAAAGTCGGTGAAGAAGTAGAAGTCACCCGCTTTGTGCGCTATATCCTAGGCGAAGGCATTGAAAAACAAGAAACTAACTTTGCTGATGAAGTTGCGGCTCAAATCGGAGCTAAGTAA
- a CDS encoding class V aminotransferase, whose translation MEDKLMLMIPGPTPVPEAALLALAKHPIGHRTSEFSNILAEVTANLKWLHQTESDVLMLNVSGTGAVEAGIINFLSPGDRVLIGCNGKFGERWAEVSQAYGLNVETITAEWGKPLDPAQFAEKLQADTAKEIKAVVITHSETSTGVLNDLETINRHVKEHGEALIIVDAVTSLGAFNLPVDAWGLDVVASGSQKGYMIPPGLGFVSVSAKAWEAYKTAKLPKYYLDLGKYRKSAAKNTTPFTPPVNLIVALHTTLGMMKAEGLESIFGRHERQKNATRAAIKGLNLPLFAADSYASPAITAVAPPDIEADKIRSLMNKRFDIALAGGQDHLKNKIFRIGHLGFVSDRDILSCIASLEVVLLELGYENFTPGAGVAAAARVLNG comes from the coding sequence ATGGAAGATAAGCTGATGCTGATGATTCCTGGCCCGACACCGGTGCCAGAAGCTGCTTTACTGGCTTTAGCCAAACACCCCATTGGTCATCGTACCAGTGAGTTTAGTAACATTTTGGCGGAGGTGACAGCTAACCTCAAATGGCTGCATCAAACCGAAAGCGATGTACTGATGTTGAATGTCAGCGGTACAGGTGCAGTAGAAGCTGGGATTATTAATTTTCTTTCTCCAGGCGATCGCGTTTTAATTGGTTGTAATGGTAAATTTGGTGAACGCTGGGCTGAAGTTAGCCAAGCCTATGGTTTAAACGTTGAGACTATTACTGCGGAATGGGGTAAACCTTTAGACCCAGCACAGTTTGCTGAAAAACTGCAAGCCGATACAGCTAAAGAAATCAAAGCTGTTGTTATCACCCACAGTGAAACATCGACCGGCGTTCTCAATGACTTAGAAACCATCAACCGCCACGTTAAAGAACATGGTGAAGCTTTAATCATTGTTGATGCTGTAACTAGTTTGGGTGCTTTCAATTTACCTGTTGATGCGTGGGGATTAGATGTCGTCGCCTCCGGTTCGCAAAAAGGTTACATGATTCCCCCAGGTTTGGGTTTTGTTTCTGTGAGCGCTAAGGCATGGGAAGCTTATAAAACAGCTAAATTGCCAAAATATTATTTAGATTTAGGTAAATACCGGAAATCTGCGGCTAAGAATACCACTCCTTTCACTCCCCCAGTGAATTTAATTGTGGCACTGCATACTACCTTGGGGATGATGAAAGCAGAAGGTTTAGAATCAATTTTTGGCAGACATGAACGGCAAAAGAATGCTACCCGCGCAGCTATTAAAGGATTAAACTTACCGTTGTTTGCCGCAGATAGCTATGCTAGTCCAGCAATTACAGCAGTAGCACCGCCAGATATTGAAGCGGATAAAATTCGTTCGTTAATGAACAAGCGTTTTGATATTGCTTTAGCCGGTGGTCAAGACCATTTGAAAAATAAAATTTTCCGTATTGGTCACTTGGGCTTTGTCAGCGATCGCGATATCCTTAGCTGCATAGCATCCCTAGAAGTCGTGCTGTTAGAACTAGGCTATGAAAACTTTACTCCTGGTGCTGGTGTAGCGGCAGCAGCTAGAGTACTCAATGGTTAA